The following proteins come from a genomic window of Miscanthus floridulus cultivar M001 chromosome 2, ASM1932011v1, whole genome shotgun sequence:
- the LOC136535971 gene encoding zinc finger BED domain-containing protein RICESLEEPER 2-like, protein MVEDDGELPPGMAPEGENDDDIRDDAAALFGVDLGDGDGGEGATASANPVGSNSNGSVPSVAAAGNGKVGKRKSPVWDDFEEIFETMNGVQICTKAKCKMCKSTLSARSSAGTGHLKRHQNSCRQKTDQRDRVQSRLSYNPDGSVHNWDYKPEVARTELCILIARLDLPLGIGDTDAFEEYIQRAHNPRFRRVSRQSTTRDLRALFTERRNMLKNHVLSGASSVALTSDIWSGNAKEDYISVVAHYEFGMIDKIYSVTLDNASSNAKAMETLTPIIAMFKNYCNAQGVRPRKFGLDMDEVFSVFINAIFGCTLLTPRHWLIAAKILEFLELFYESTCVLSDVYYPTSPLILHHMLDIAHHLHESEKDQNLMAVVYPMKLKYLKYWENIPLLYSIAFILDPRAKLRGLFNVLVILKENIGVDYNKYYADVKTEIYKLFAKYDSKYGSTRSQRPVHPAVNSGKRKQAWGRIFGGPGSSAVVGHPPPASVSTSTQSAASVACELTTYLDSDNVTAYEDDFDLLLWWRDHKLTYPVLSIMARDIMAVPVSTVSSESCFSLTGRIIEERRRRLLPEHVEMLACIKDWELGDRRLQHSTDNQELAESFENLYLDVPEDGSGPPSASTSASASVASASAAT, encoded by the exons ATGGTTGAAGACGATGGCGAGCTTCCGCCTGGCATGGCCCCTGAGGGCGAGAACGACGACGACATCCGTGATGACGCTGCTGCGTTGTTCGGTGTCGATCTCGGAGACGGcgacggtggtgaaggggcgacgGCGTCTGCGAACCCGGTCGGCTCCAACTCCAACGGCTCTGTTccatctgttgctgctgctggtaaTGGTAAggttggtaagcgtaaatctcCTGTCTGGGATGATTTTGAAGAGATATTTGAGACTATGAATGGAGTACAGATTTGCACTAAAGCTAAATGTAAGATGTGTAAGTCAactttgtctgctagatctagtgctggcactggtcacttgaagaggcaccagaACTCTTGTAGGCAGAAAACTGATCAACGTGATAGGGTTCAATCTAGGCTATCttacaatcctgatggttctgtgcATAACTGGGATTATAAACCTGAGGTAGCTAGAACTGAACTCTGCatattgattgctaggcttgatttgCCTTTGGGTATTGGTGATACAGATGCATTTGAGGAGTACATTCAacgtgctcataaccctaggtttcgTAGGGTGTCTAGACAGTCCACCactagagaccttcgtgctctatttactgaacgtcgtaatatgcttaagaatCATGTTTTGTCTGGTGCATCATCTGTTGCTTTGACATCTGACATATGGTCTGgaaatgctaaggaggactacaTTAGTGTAGTTGCTCATTAT GAATTTGGTATGATTGACAAGATTTATTCTGttactctagacaatgcttcctCCAATGCTAAGGCAATGGAGACTTTGACACCCAT AATTGCCATGTTTAAGAATTATTGTAATGctcagggtgttagacctagaaagtttggtttAGATATGGAT GAggttttttctgtgttcattaatgcaATTTTTGGCTGCACATTGTTGACTCCAAGACATTGGCTCATTGCTGCCAAGATATTGGAGTTCCTGGAATTATTTTATGAATCAACATGTGTTCTATCTGatgtttactatccaactagtccactaATTCTGCACCATATGCTTGACATTGCTCATCATTTGCAtgaaagtgaaaaagatcaaaatctaatggctgttgtctatcctatgaagcttaaatatcTTAAGTATTGGGAAAatatacctctgttatattctattgctttcattcttgatcctagagctaagttgagaggtTTGTTTAATGTGCTGGTAATACTTAAAGAGAACATTggtgttgattacaataaatattaTGCTGATGTTAAAACTGAAATTTACAAGTTATTTGCCAAGTATGACAGCAAGTATGGTTCTACAAGGTCTCAAAGGCCTGTACATCCTGCAGTCAACTCAGGTAAGAGGAAACAAGCATGGGGAAGGATCTTTGGCGGCCCTGGATCATCAGCTGTTGTTGGTCATCCTCCCCCTGCCTCTGTCTCCACTTCAACTCAATCTGCTGCCTCTGTTGCTTGTGAGCTCACAACTTATCTggatagtgacaatgtcactgcatatgaggatgattttgatttgcttctctggtggcgtgaccacaaactaacctatccTGTTCTTTCTATAATGGCAAGAGATATTATGGCTGTTCCTGTTTCTACTGTCTCTTCAGAATCATGTTTCAGTTTAACAGGAAGGATTATTGAGGAGCGGCGCCGAAGACTTCTGCCTGAACATGTggagatgcttgcttgcatcaaGGACTGGGAGCTGGGTGATAGAAGACTTCAACATTCTACTGACAACCAAGAGCTGGCAGAGTCCTTTGAGAATCTGTATCTTGATGTTCCTGAAGATGGATCTGGGCCTCCTTCTGCTAGCACATCTGCAAGTGCTTCTGTTGCTTCTGCTTCTG